In the genome of Paenibacillus pabuli, one region contains:
- a CDS encoding carbohydrate ABC transporter permease encodes MKIKRWQELIAPAMIYLILSILALIVVYPFIHVLSVSFSGRGEALRSGFHFYPRDFEWEAYRGLLDYPLIWSGYANTLFRMVVGTALTLLVTICAAYPLSRPDLPMKRLLIMLLLFTMIFDGGIVPQYLLIKELHLLNTHWVYVLPSAANAFHVLVMISFFRSVPDALIEAARIDGARDLRILFRILLPLSIPSLVTIGLWNLVYHINAFMDNLLYVTDSSKFVLQQVVRQILIESKLDPFTTATLATPPAPESLKMAAVIVSSLPVIVMYPFLLRYFEKGTMIGSVKG; translated from the coding sequence ATGAAAATAAAAAGATGGCAAGAGCTTATTGCACCCGCCATGATCTATCTTATTTTGTCCATCCTGGCACTCATCGTTGTGTACCCGTTCATTCATGTCCTGTCCGTCTCCTTCAGCGGTAGGGGAGAAGCACTGCGAAGCGGATTTCATTTTTATCCTCGGGATTTCGAGTGGGAAGCATACCGCGGGCTTCTGGACTATCCATTAATCTGGTCAGGATATGCGAATACGCTGTTTCGAATGGTCGTAGGCACGGCCTTAACACTTCTCGTTACCATCTGTGCCGCTTACCCGCTCTCCCGTCCCGATCTGCCCATGAAGCGGCTGCTGATCATGCTGCTGTTGTTCACGATGATCTTCGATGGCGGGATTGTCCCGCAATATCTATTAATCAAAGAACTGCATCTGCTTAACACACACTGGGTCTATGTGCTGCCATCCGCTGCCAATGCTTTTCATGTGCTTGTGATGATTTCGTTTTTCCGCTCCGTTCCGGATGCGCTGATCGAAGCAGCTCGTATCGACGGGGCAAGGGACTTGCGAATTCTGTTCCGGATTTTGCTCCCGCTGTCCATTCCATCTCTTGTGACAATCGGGCTCTGGAATCTGGTTTACCACATTAATGCGTTTATGGATAACCTGCTTTACGTCACCGATTCATCCAAATTCGTGCTGCAGCAGGTTGTCCGCCAGATCCTCATCGAGAGCAAACTTGACCCGTTTACTACGGCGACGCTTGCAACACCGCCTGCGCCGGAGAGCTTGAAAATGGCGGCTGTTATTGTCAGCTCCTTGCCGGTGATCGTCATGTATCCTTTCCTGCTTCGATATTTC